From a region of the Deinococcus metallilatus genome:
- a CDS encoding ATP-binding protein, translated as MTDGGPTDLLPPTYLGGPTITPDNCDREPIQIPGSIQPQGALLTVDAGTQLILQVSANTGPHLGHPPDTLRGNPLTTLLPEAALQPLLAALPAGSPDHLQYRATLDLPSGRTALTAHRVGDLLILEFEASEGHDPTGPQALRNAVFALESAPSLAELTREAAALVREISGFDRVMVYRFARDASGEVIAEARREGLPPFLGHRFPESDIPAQARALYVRHLLRLTADTHAAPVPLEPVLNPQTGQPTPLGGAVLRATSPMHLQYLRNMGVASSLSVSIVVEGRLWGLISCHHLTAYVVPPGTRTALEYLGRLLSLQVQVKARADTDAFRARLQARHARLVEAAAHSLAPLDTFADEGLDLEGLMRASGVIVFFEGRWRARGLTPEPAQVEALLAWLRTREGTLFHTDALSEQWPPAAAFTDRASGLLAVSVGNGWSEGVVWLRPAITTTVAWGGATPEQAKGKLGPRRSFETYVETVRGRAEPWHAGELEEAQDLQRALTAALGERLSVVRELNAALERANAEWRQYAFVIAHDMQEPVRLIAQFAELVHLRYRDQVDQGGERMIRFLLDETARLRSLTHDLHAYTALLSAPPPVRRPIALGQVLQDVLETLAPQIEETGAEVRVEEALPTLHADPARLRDLLLHLVKNALTFGGPRPCVQVSAERVPGAWNVTVRDQGPGIAPEYHEKVFGLFQRLGRREESPGNGIGLALCRKIAERHGGSLHLTSLPGQGSALTFHLPDPGESPDAV; from the coding sequence ATGACGGACGGCGGGCCGACGGACCTGCTGCCGCCGACCTACCTGGGCGGGCCGACGATCACCCCCGACAACTGCGACCGCGAGCCGATCCAGATTCCCGGCAGCATCCAGCCGCAGGGGGCGCTGCTGACGGTGGACGCGGGGACGCAGTTGATCCTTCAGGTGAGCGCGAACACCGGACCACACCTCGGGCACCCGCCCGACACGCTGCGGGGCAACCCGCTGACCACCCTGCTGCCGGAGGCCGCCCTCCAGCCCCTGCTGGCCGCCCTGCCCGCCGGGTCGCCCGACCATCTCCAGTACCGCGCGACATTGGACCTGCCCTCCGGCCGCACGGCCCTGACCGCGCACCGGGTGGGGGACCTGCTGATTCTGGAGTTCGAGGCCAGCGAGGGGCATGATCCCACCGGACCCCAGGCCCTGCGCAACGCCGTGTTCGCGCTGGAAAGTGCGCCCTCCCTGGCGGAGCTGACGCGGGAGGCCGCCGCCCTGGTGCGGGAGATCAGCGGCTTCGACCGGGTGATGGTCTACCGCTTCGCCCGGGACGCCAGCGGGGAGGTGATCGCCGAGGCCCGCCGGGAGGGCCTGCCGCCCTTCCTGGGACACCGCTTTCCCGAGTCGGACATTCCGGCGCAGGCGCGGGCGCTCTATGTGCGGCACCTGCTGCGCCTCACGGCGGACACGCACGCCGCGCCCGTCCCGCTGGAACCGGTGCTGAACCCCCAGACCGGCCAGCCCACGCCGCTGGGTGGGGCCGTGCTGCGCGCGACCTCCCCCATGCACCTCCAGTACCTGCGGAACATGGGCGTGGCGTCCAGCCTGTCGGTGTCCATCGTGGTGGAGGGGCGGCTGTGGGGGCTGATCTCCTGCCATCACCTCACCGCCTACGTGGTGCCCCCCGGGACGCGCACGGCGCTCGAATATCTGGGCCGGTTGCTGAGCCTCCAGGTGCAGGTCAAGGCCCGGGCGGACACCGACGCCTTCCGCGCGCGGCTCCAGGCCCGCCATGCCCGGCTGGTGGAGGCCGCCGCCCACTCGCTCGCGCCGCTGGACACCTTCGCCGACGAGGGGCTGGACCTGGAAGGGCTGATGCGGGCCAGCGGCGTGATCGTGTTCTTCGAGGGGCGCTGGCGGGCCAGGGGTCTGACGCCCGAACCCGCCCAGGTGGAGGCGCTGCTCGCCTGGCTCCGCACGCGGGAAGGGACCCTGTTTCACACCGACGCGCTCTCCGAACAGTGGCCCCCGGCGGCGGCCTTCACCGACCGGGCCAGCGGGCTGCTCGCCGTCAGCGTTGGGAACGGCTGGTCGGAGGGTGTGGTGTGGCTGCGCCCGGCGATCACCACGACGGTGGCCTGGGGCGGCGCGACGCCGGAGCAGGCCAAGGGCAAGCTGGGGCCGCGCCGGTCCTTTGAAACGTACGTCGAAACGGTGCGGGGGCGGGCCGAACCCTGGCACGCCGGAGAACTGGAAGAGGCGCAGGACCTTCAGCGTGCCCTGACGGCGGCCCTGGGCGAACGGCTGAGCGTGGTGCGGGAGCTGAACGCCGCCCTGGAGCGTGCCAATGCCGAGTGGCGGCAGTACGCCTTCGTGATCGCCCACGACATGCAGGAACCGGTGCGCCTGATCGCGCAGTTCGCGGAACTGGTCCACCTGCGTTACCGCGATCAGGTGGACCAGGGCGGGGAGCGCATGATCCGCTTCCTGCTGGATGAGACGGCGCGGCTGCGCAGCCTGACCCACGATCTCCACGCCTACACGGCGCTGCTGTCGGCCCCGCCGCCCGTCCGCCGCCCCATCGCCCTTGGACAGGTGCTTCAGGACGTGCTGGAGACGCTGGCGCCTCAGATTGAGGAAACGGGCGCGGAGGTCAGGGTGGAGGAAGCTCTGCCCACCCTCCACGCCGATCCGGCAAGGCTGCGTGACCTGCTGCTGCACCTGGTCAAAAACGCCCTCACCTTCGGCGGCCCCAGGCCCTGCGTGCAGGTCAGCGCCGAACGTGTGCCGGGCGCGTGGAACGTCACGGTGCGCGACCAGGGGCCAGGGATCGCCCCCGAATACCATGAGAAGGTCTTCGGCCTGTTCCAGCGTCTGGGCCGCCGCGAGGAGTCCCCCGGCAACGGCATCGGGCTGGCCCTGTGCCGCAAGATCGCCGAGCGGCACGGGGGAAGCCTCCACCTCACGTCCCTTCCGGGGCAGGGCAGCGCCTTGACCTTTCACCTCCCGGACCCCGGGGAAAGCCCCGATGCCGTCTGA
- a CDS encoding response regulator: MPSDPVRLLLVEDNAADVFLLEAALETATFPIHLKVAWDGVEALEHLAGAKDRGQLPDLILLDLNMPRLNGFEVLAALRADPALAPLVVVVFTTSSAEADVQQAYALQANAYVSKPATLDEFLHLVNLLEAYWFGAASLPSTYSP, from the coding sequence ATGCCGTCTGATCCCGTGCGTCTGCTCCTGGTGGAGGACAACGCCGCCGATGTCTTCCTGCTGGAAGCCGCCCTGGAGACCGCCACGTTCCCAATCCATCTGAAGGTCGCCTGGGACGGCGTCGAGGCACTGGAGCACCTGGCGGGTGCCAAGGACAGGGGGCAACTCCCCGACCTGATCCTGCTCGACCTCAACATGCCCCGCCTGAACGGCTTCGAGGTGCTCGCCGCGCTGCGGGCGGACCCGGCCCTCGCGCCCCTGGTGGTGGTGGTCTTCACCACGTCGAGCGCGGAGGCCGACGTGCAACAGGCCTACGCCCTTCAGGCCAACGCCTATGTCAGCAAGCCCGCCACCCTGGACGAGTTTCTACACCTGGTGAACCTGCTCGAAGCGTACTGGTTCGGGGCCGCCAGCCTCCCCAGCACCTATTCGCCCTGA
- a CDS encoding PQQ-dependent sugar dehydrogenase — MKRTHYLQPGRTFTQALLASVLLTGCFSLLPSNGGGQTRPPTVRTVRAADIAVPSGYRVEAVATGLDFPTAVAFDEGGRVYVLEAGYSYGEVFTVPRLLRLEQGGRRTEIARGQNPPWNGLDYANGTFYVAEGGEIGGGRIVKITLDGRVTPLVENLPSLGDHHTDRPVVGRDGYVYFGQGTATNSGVVGPDNAEYGWLKRFPQFHDIPCQDITLTGQNYRTANPLTPAADTVVTGAYQPFGTPSRPGQVVRGQLPCGGAVLRVPQQGGPLELVAWGFRNPFGLAFSPDGSLYVTENSYDVRGSRPVFGAGDPLWKVTPGTWYGWPDYHAGRPLSEADHFTAPGQPAPAQLLAQPPGTPPKPAALLGVHSSSNGLDFARNPAFGDVGEAFVAQFGDLAPVVGKVLGPVGYKVVRVNVTTGRVEDFAVNRGPQNGPASKIGGGGFERPVDARFNPAGDALYVVDFGVMTTTEDGQLPQRQTGVLWRITREGAR, encoded by the coding sequence ATGAAGCGGACGCATTACCTGCAACCCGGACGGACCTTCACCCAGGCCCTTCTCGCCAGTGTCCTGCTCACGGGCTGTTTCAGCCTGCTCCCCTCGAACGGCGGTGGTCAGACGAGGCCGCCCACAGTCCGCACCGTGCGCGCCGCCGACATCGCGGTCCCGAGCGGTTACCGGGTGGAGGCCGTCGCCACCGGCCTCGATTTCCCCACCGCCGTCGCCTTCGACGAGGGGGGCCGCGTGTATGTGCTGGAGGCGGGCTACTCCTACGGCGAGGTGTTCACCGTGCCGAGACTCCTGCGGCTGGAGCAAGGTGGCCGCCGGACCGAGATCGCGCGCGGCCAGAACCCTCCCTGGAACGGCCTGGACTACGCGAACGGGACCTTTTACGTCGCGGAGGGCGGCGAGATCGGCGGGGGCCGGATCGTCAAGATCACGCTGGACGGGCGGGTCACGCCGCTGGTGGAGAACCTGCCCAGCCTGGGGGACCACCACACTGACCGACCGGTCGTGGGGCGTGACGGGTACGTGTACTTCGGGCAGGGCACGGCGACCAACAGTGGGGTCGTCGGGCCGGACAACGCCGAGTACGGCTGGCTGAAACGCTTCCCCCAGTTCCACGACATTCCCTGCCAGGACATCACCCTTACCGGGCAGAATTACCGGACGGCCAATCCCCTGACCCCCGCTGCGGACACCGTGGTGACGGGGGCCTATCAGCCCTTCGGCACGCCCTCGCGGCCCGGCCAGGTCGTGCGTGGGCAGCTTCCCTGTGGCGGCGCGGTGCTGCGCGTGCCCCAGCAGGGGGGGCCGCTCGAACTGGTCGCCTGGGGGTTCCGCAATCCCTTCGGCCTCGCCTTCTCCCCTGACGGCTCGCTCTACGTCACCGAGAACAGCTACGACGTGCGGGGCAGCCGCCCGGTCTTCGGCGCCGGTGATCCGCTCTGGAAGGTCACGCCCGGCACCTGGTACGGCTGGCCCGACTATCACGCGGGCCGCCCGCTGAGTGAGGCGGACCACTTCACGGCCCCCGGTCAGCCCGCCCCGGCGCAACTCCTGGCCCAGCCTCCCGGGACACCGCCCAAACCGGCGGCCCTGCTGGGCGTCCACTCCTCCTCGAACGGTCTGGATTTCGCCCGCAACCCCGCCTTCGGAGACGTGGGTGAGGCGTTCGTGGCGCAGTTCGGGGACCTCGCCCCCGTCGTCGGGAAGGTGCTGGGGCCGGTGGGCTACAAGGTCGTGCGGGTGAACGTCACGACCGGGCGGGTGGAGGACTTCGCGGTGAACCGGGGTCCACAGAATGGCCCCGCCTCCAAGATCGGGGGGGGCGGGTTCGAGCGGCCGGTGGACGCGCGCTTCAACCCGGCGGGCGACGCCCTGTATGTGGTGGATTTCGGGGTGATGACCACCACGGAGGACGGCCAGCTTCCGCAACGCCAGACGGGCGTCCTGTGGCGCATCACCCGGGAGGGCGCACGATGA
- a CDS encoding AMP-binding enzyme, which produces MACVHPDGRLEILDRAGDLLNVAGQPVSSAQVEAVLYRHPSVREAVVVAAPVEGGDAPVAFVTLHSSAQVQGRELLAFARPHLPAHALPTRIVFTPELPKTASGKVLKYVLREQAREQVMGQPAD; this is translated from the coding sequence GTGGCCTGCGTCCATCCCGACGGACGGCTGGAAATCCTTGACCGGGCCGGGGACCTGCTGAATGTCGCCGGTCAACCTGTCTCCAGCGCGCAGGTCGAAGCCGTGCTGTACCGCCATCCCAGCGTGCGCGAGGCCGTGGTGGTGGCCGCCCCGGTGGAAGGCGGTGACGCCCCGGTCGCCTTCGTGACGCTGCACTCCAGCGCGCAGGTGCAGGGCCGCGAGCTGCTCGCCTTCGCCCGCCCGCATCTGCCCGCGCACGCCCTCCCCACCCGCATCGTGTTCACGCCGGAGTTGCCCAAGACCGCCAGCGGTAAGGTGCTGAAATATGTGCTGCGCGAGCAGGCGCGCGAGCAGGTGATGGGACAACCGGCGGACTAG
- a CDS encoding c-type cytochrome yields the protein MKRLILVLVAAGLTGCLPVRRDTPLVGDLPGLTPAQARGQVVYMANCQQCHPGGSAGLGPALNDKPLPGFLIRFQVRHGLGAMPAFGPKDISEADLDALVEYVVRLQGVR from the coding sequence ATGAAACGCCTCATCCTCGTTCTGGTCGCGGCGGGCCTCACTGGCTGCCTGCCCGTGCGGCGGGATACCCCGCTGGTGGGCGACCTCCCGGGCCTCACCCCGGCCCAGGCGCGCGGACAGGTCGTGTACATGGCGAACTGCCAGCAGTGCCATCCGGGGGGCAGCGCGGGCCTGGGGCCTGCCCTCAACGACAAGCCGCTTCCCGGCTTCCTGATCCGTTTCCAGGTCCGGCACGGTCTGGGCGCCATGCCCGCCTTCGGGCCAAAGGACATCAGTGAGGCCGACCTCGACGCCCTGGTGGAGTATGTCGTGCGCCTCCAGGGTGTGCGGTGA